In Zingiber officinale cultivar Zhangliang unplaced genomic scaffold, Zo_v1.1 ctg167, whole genome shotgun sequence, the sequence AATTTCCTTCTTTAAATATACGAGAAATGTAGCAAAGATAAGTATCAAGCAGCATGCAAATTCCAAGAACAATGTATTAAAGATCCCAGGAAGCCTTCATTGATTTAAGAACTTGCATAAATTCAAGAACCACAAATTTTAAGCTAAGATTGGGTTGAAGCAATGAGTTCGTAAAGCCTAAACACATATTGAGTAAATCTGAATGTGTAGGCAAATAGGTCTAAAACCAGCTACAAACGGGTtgattcaaaaaattcaaaaactgATCATCTATTTAAAAGATAGTCATGATGCTAGGAAACATTGATAGGTTGCTTAGAGAGCAACAATAAGCTGTCAAGGCTGCCTATTGATTGGCAACTTTGGCTGCTAGCATATTCTTAGTAATCAGTTATTGAATTGACATTGTTTTTGTAACTAGCCTGTTAAAATGGAACTAGTCCAATCTGATAAAAATCTGGTTTAGACCAGTTTAACATTATTTGAAACCAGACCAGTTCAAACTAGTAGTCACATGCCTagtaagtaaaattaaaattgaatgtcAAACAAATAGACTCTAAGGCTAATGCTTCTTCTCTAACTCCCTCTTATGGCTCATCAGCCTCTTTCTTTGGAGTCTCACTTGAGTGGAAAGATAACTGCATCAACACATTGAAATGACAAAGGCAAGGGCATAGGGTGAAACTCTTGGGGGACAGCATGATGCAGAAGGTTTTTATCTGCTATGCCTTGAATTAATTGAACACTCCTATAAAAAATGTTcttattttctattttgaaaacaaacaattgTCCAAGTGCCCTAGTAGCTAAACTGTGTTTGATTGTTCAATCAATAAATGACTTGAATTCATAACAAACCGTGACATAAATCTGTTACAAAATCAATGAAATCAAATACCACGAAATTGAGAGAAAAGGTAGATTTATAAACATGGATAGATTTGGAACTTACATGAGATGAGAAGCGCAGTGTAAATCTGAAACCGTGACACAAATCCCCTTgctagaaaaaggaaaataagaaaaaaggaTTCTGTAGATGTAGAGAAATCTATCACCACTGAAGGAGAGAACAGAGACAAGAGCGCGAGAAATCTGTCATTGCTGAAGGAGAGAATAGAGCGAAGAGCGCGAGAAATCTGTCGCCGCTGAAGGAGAGAAAACAGGGGTGGGCAAAGAGAAAAAAGATCGACACGATAGATTGccgaagaagagaaaagagaggggTGCGAGAGATTTGGGGATTTGGCACTTTGttataattaatctatttgtaatCTTTTATCAACAACGTGATTTACGctgtaaataataaattttattataaacaaaaaatttattataaCACTATGAACAACATACAATGTAGCcgtaaatattaaattttaacagcATATATATAGTTCATTGTTGAAATAACTATTTACAACATGTATTTTTTTGCACGTCATTATTTGTATAAGCTATAATATTGTAACAGAGGTGTTGCCACCACTATAATAATAGCAGCGTACATGGATGAGCATGCCGTAAATATTAAGCGACGTGCTTTTAATGTGCACTGTTGATGTTGAGCGGTGAAAAGCCTTTTTTTTATTGTAGTATGAATATGATTTAATTATTATATGCATGTGGTAAGTTCGGGTTGGCGATCAATTTAATTGTACATGTGACATGGCTAAGGAGGTGCACATTGGGATTAattagtttatatatatgataataaaatatttaatttttgaacCCAGCATTTGTAGCTATAAAGAGATTTAATGTATATGGTAATTGATTATTTGATTCAGAAGATAAATAAAAAGTAGACTTGGTAATAAATCGTTTAATAGTTGGATCAAGTCATGGACAACAATTATAAAAGGAGGGAGCAAATCCTCATGGAGAGGAGGAACTTTAAGAGAGAAAGAGGATGAGATAGACGTTGTTAGGAGGGAGGAGTTTCCGAGTGTTGTGGAGTTTAGTCGTGAAAAAAAGGGATGTGTTCTCACCATCTTAGTTCAACAATTAATCTATTAAAAGAGGTTGTGCAAAAGAGATAGTTATGGATTGATTGATCTTTGGATGGAGATATAGGTTAGGGTATCAGACACTAggttaaaaagaaagattatgCTTTGTTTCTTCTTTGCAGTTGATCGTCTCTTTTAATGCACCAAATAGATTTTGTAGTACTACCGAACACCTGTTGTAGCATATTTATGTATTATTTTTCCTCCACATTGTTTTATGCCTTAGTTAGAGCACGTTTAGGGGGTGTAATCgaaccgagccgaactcttgaatatttgagtttgactcgtttataatcgagccgagctcgagctttatttaatgaatatattcatggctcacgagcttattcgagtttttatcgagcctaaacgagctcaataaatataaattgtaaatttaaatttttgttaaaaattaaattatatattttaaaaaaattataatattcttattaaaatttataattttattctaataaagaaatttaatatatttgtctatatattTCATAAGtatagtgtaaaatctataaatttaatatcaatatcaatttttttttatttaaaaattgattcatgagcttaacgaacatattCACGAGTTAACAAACCGAATATGATAAAGCTTGGGtttagtttgtttatcttaatgagcctcattaaatgagctcaaacgagcttttattgaatcgagcttcgaataactCATGAACGACTTGACTCATTTGCACCCTTACGCACGTTAATActcttttttttgcttttttttttataCCTTAACCAAATCGTATGTTGTTGGATTAATTGTTCCCTTTCACACTCACAGTATACTGCGTCGTATCTTTCACGAATGTTACCACATAGCATGTTGTGAaatatgttggttcttatttcttATGTGCTATTCATCTATTCATTCTCAAATCGATAGGATGAGGCCTAAGCCATTATCTGAGAATATTCAATTTAAATGGTTTTAGTTAATATTATATTGATTCCCCTTTCTAATATTTCCAATTTAGAATCACTGATCTCCTACCTTTCTACTTTCCTGTAGAGAAGCAAGTTGCTAATATGTATATATGTTCTTATTTGTCTTTTTGAACCATGAATTTGATTGTCACAATGGTCGTATGTATAAGCTGTTGGATATTAGggtcttaaatggaccaaaacgattt encodes:
- the LOC122036520 gene encoding uncharacterized protein LOC122036520 → MTAKSPNLSHPSLFSSSAIYRVDLFSLCPPLFSLLQRRQISRALRSILSFSNDRFLALLSLFSPSVVIDFSTSTESFFLIFLFLARGFVSRFQIYTALLISSRQIQMMGGSENLPDVQGKNSSKLVIIFCDYEHCDDDKCYCCENLPSTPCFHTWEECRAKCPKCDPTC